In Hymenobacter sublimis, a single genomic region encodes these proteins:
- a CDS encoding fasciclin domain-containing protein yields the protein MKKHLLSFAFVALLGAASATSVSAQAKLTPGTVSVGGEAMYPNKNIVENAVNSKDHTTLVAAVKAAGLVETLQGKGPFTVFAPTNAAFNALPAGTVETLVKPENKATLTKILTYHVVAGNMTADKIMAAIKSGKGTATLKTVSGGTLKAMMNGPKNVVLQDEKGNISTISTYDVTQSNGVIHVIDKVLMP from the coding sequence ATGAAAAAGCACCTGCTTTCTTTCGCTTTCGTTGCCCTGTTGGGCGCTGCTTCGGCTACCTCCGTTTCGGCTCAGGCGAAACTCACCCCCGGCACCGTTTCGGTTGGTGGTGAGGCCATGTACCCCAACAAGAATATTGTTGAAAACGCAGTTAACTCCAAAGACCACACTACCCTAGTAGCGGCCGTTAAAGCGGCTGGTTTGGTAGAAACCCTGCAGGGCAAAGGCCCATTTACCGTGTTTGCTCCCACAAATGCCGCCTTTAATGCCCTGCCCGCCGGCACCGTGGAAACCCTGGTAAAACCCGAAAACAAGGCTACCCTCACGAAAATCCTTACTTATCACGTGGTAGCCGGCAACATGACCGCCGACAAGATCATGGCGGCCATTAAGTCGGGCAAGGGAACTGCTACCCTGAAAACCGTCAGCGGCGGTACGCTGAAGGCCATGATGAACGGTCCGAAAAACGTAGTACTGCAAGACGAAAAAGGAAATATTTCTACTATTTCCACCTACGATGTTACCCAAAGCAATGGCGTAATTCACGTAATCGACAAAGTGTTGATGCCCTAG
- a CDS encoding flavin reductase family protein, producing MPHFTAADLTDLEKVFRHNLINAITGFKPANLLGTTDAQGHTNLAIISSVVHLGSNPALLGLVMRPPSVPRHSYDNIRATGFYTLNHVHTSIIREAHATSATYARGVSEFDACGLTAQYRDGFAAPYVQESHLQIGLQLQQEVPIELNGTVLLIGSVEHLYLPEAALRPDGSLNLPAADTVTLSGLDTYYTATPVARYGYTRPDQAVPELPLE from the coding sequence ATGCCCCACTTCACTGCTGCCGATCTGACGGACCTGGAAAAAGTGTTCCGTCACAACTTAATTAACGCCATTACCGGCTTCAAACCCGCCAACTTGCTCGGCACCACCGACGCGCAGGGCCATACGAACCTGGCCATCATCAGTTCCGTGGTACACTTGGGGTCCAATCCGGCGCTGCTGGGCCTGGTGATGCGGCCGCCTTCCGTACCCCGGCATTCCTACGACAACATCCGCGCCACCGGCTTTTACACGCTCAATCACGTGCACACCAGCATAATTCGGGAGGCGCACGCCACCTCCGCCACCTATGCCCGCGGCGTTTCGGAGTTTGATGCCTGCGGGCTCACGGCGCAGTACCGCGACGGATTTGCGGCTCCCTACGTGCAGGAAAGTCATCTGCAAATCGGTCTGCAGCTACAGCAGGAAGTCCCCATTGAACTCAATGGCACGGTCCTGCTCATCGGGAGCGTAGAGCACCTGTACCTGCCTGAGGCCGCCCTTCGGCCCGATGGTTCCCTGAATTTACCCGCCGCTGACACCGTAACCCTGAGCGGTTTAGATACCTACTACACCGCTACCCCCGTGGCTCGCTACGGATACACCCGCCCGGACCAAGCTGTTCCGGAGCTACCCCTAGAATAG
- a CDS encoding Maf family nucleotide pyrophosphatase yields the protein MPLSAPDSLVSSTSRRPRLVLASNSPRRRQLLTDLGLSYQVRLREVDESFPAHLVRAEVAEYLAAHKAAAYAPDLAPDELLITADTIVCLENDVLNKPADAAEAVRMLQRLQGRAHEVYTGVCLLHGDGRRVVFSDQTRVHFRPLTLAEIEHYVAHYSPLDKAGAYGAQDWIGMVAVTRLEGSYFNVMGLPVHRVWEELVTLGAVGL from the coding sequence ATGCCGCTTTCCGCTCCTGATTCCCTGGTTTCCTCTACGAGCCGCCGGCCCCGGCTGGTGCTGGCCTCCAACTCGCCGCGCCGCCGACAGCTACTCACCGACCTGGGCCTGTCGTACCAGGTGCGCCTGCGGGAGGTAGATGAAAGCTTTCCGGCCCACTTGGTGCGGGCCGAGGTGGCCGAGTACCTAGCCGCCCACAAGGCCGCCGCCTACGCCCCGGACCTGGCTCCAGACGAGTTGCTTATCACGGCCGATACCATTGTGTGCCTGGAGAATGACGTGCTGAACAAGCCCGCTGACGCGGCCGAAGCCGTTCGGATGCTGCAGCGCCTGCAGGGCCGGGCCCACGAGGTGTACACGGGCGTGTGCCTGCTGCACGGCGACGGCCGGCGGGTAGTGTTTTCCGACCAGACCCGCGTGCATTTTCGCCCGCTTACCCTAGCTGAAATCGAGCATTACGTGGCCCACTATTCCCCGCTGGACAAGGCCGGAGCCTACGGTGCCCAGGACTGGATTGGCATGGTAGCGGTGACCCGGCTGGAAGGTTCTTACTTTAACGTGATGGGCCTACCCGTGCACCGGGTTTGGGAAGAACTGGTAACGCTAGGAGCTGTTGGGCTCTGA
- a CDS encoding DUF1015 domain-containing protein translates to MAEIQPVRGWRYNPTLSQQIDAYVSPLFDVVSPKQREALYRNPLNSIHLSVPRGEEPAAAARECLRQWQQQGVVVQDELPGIYVYYQYFRLAGSAREYCRKGFMCHIRATDWAENVVLRHENTLPASVNDRAELLACTQFQTSATHGLYRDEEFELERYLDEAMLNPLYQTEEDPLYQTEEDYQGARDVLAVIQDAGVIRRFQQVLAERQVILADGHHRYEGSLAYRRERQAAAGAAYTGQEAWNFHLMYLTNAAADDLRILPTHRLLLELPGGLSTEELLARLAPYFTVLPLEDAYDLPERIAGKPWAFGLYLGEGQGYKIRLRPEVHCLLDWDTTPEVKALDLTVLHYFVLEKALGIVGPEAQRNWPGVAYVRSFSECLTRVDRGEARAALITNEVTMAEVERVCYSGAVMPPKSTFFYPKTIGGFLFSSIRDEETTVPFYAAFRS, encoded by the coding sequence TTGGCTGAAATTCAACCCGTGCGCGGCTGGCGTTACAACCCCACGCTAAGCCAACAGATTGACGCGTACGTTTCGCCGTTGTTTGACGTGGTGTCGCCGAAGCAGCGCGAGGCTTTGTACCGCAACCCCCTCAATAGCATTCATTTGTCGGTGCCGCGGGGTGAGGAGCCCGCCGCGGCCGCGCGCGAGTGCCTGCGCCAGTGGCAGCAGCAGGGGGTAGTGGTGCAGGATGAGCTGCCGGGTATCTACGTGTACTACCAGTACTTCCGCCTAGCCGGCAGTGCCCGCGAATATTGCCGCAAGGGCTTCATGTGCCATATCCGGGCCACCGACTGGGCCGAGAACGTGGTGCTCCGCCACGAAAACACCTTGCCCGCGTCCGTCAACGACCGGGCGGAGCTGCTGGCCTGCACCCAGTTTCAGACCAGCGCTACCCACGGCCTGTACCGCGACGAGGAGTTTGAGCTGGAGCGCTACCTGGACGAGGCCATGCTCAACCCGCTTTACCAGACGGAGGAAGACCCGCTTTACCAGACGGAGGAAGACTACCAGGGCGCCCGCGACGTGCTGGCCGTCATTCAGGATGCTGGTGTAATTCGGCGGTTTCAGCAGGTGCTGGCCGAGCGGCAGGTGATTCTAGCCGATGGTCACCACCGCTACGAAGGGTCCCTGGCGTACCGGCGGGAGCGGCAGGCGGCGGCCGGCGCGGCCTACACCGGCCAGGAGGCCTGGAACTTCCACCTGATGTATTTGACCAACGCGGCCGCCGACGACTTGCGCATTCTGCCGACCCACCGGCTGCTGCTGGAGCTACCGGGCGGCCTGAGCACCGAGGAGTTGCTGGCGCGCCTGGCCCCGTACTTCACGGTGCTACCCCTCGAGGACGCCTACGATCTGCCCGAACGCATTGCGGGCAAACCCTGGGCCTTTGGCTTGTATCTGGGCGAGGGCCAGGGCTACAAAATCCGGCTCCGGCCGGAGGTGCACTGCCTGCTCGACTGGGATACTACCCCCGAGGTAAAGGCCTTGGATTTAACGGTGCTGCACTACTTCGTGCTGGAAAAAGCCCTGGGCATTGTGGGGCCGGAAGCGCAGCGCAACTGGCCCGGAGTCGCCTACGTGCGCAGCTTTTCCGAGTGCTTAACCCGCGTGGATCGGGGCGAGGCCCGAGCTGCCCTGATTACCAACGAGGTGACCATGGCCGAAGTGGAGCGGGTGTGCTACTCCGGGGCGGTAATGCCCCCCAAATCCACGTTTTTCTACCCCAAAACCATCGGCGGGTTTCTGTTTAGCAGCATCCGCGACGAGGAAACTACCGTGCCCTTCTATGCCGCTTTCCGCTCCTGA
- the pdxH gene encoding pyridoxamine 5'-phosphate oxidase, producing MTDQQLAALRQTYSQRTLTEADVQPHAVRQFRAWLEEAISAQLEEPTAMTLATVSEAGQPAARVVLLKGLPDDEGFLFFTNYDSRKGQELATSPLAALTFFWPGLERQVRVEGRVEKAPESVSTEYFQSRPRASQVGAWASPQSQPIHSRQELEQREQEVADRFASEQPLPRPPHWGGYVLRPQRVEFWQGRPSRLHDRIVFERVGLEWRLSRLAP from the coding sequence ATGACCGACCAGCAACTGGCCGCCCTGCGCCAGACTTATTCCCAGCGGACTCTTACCGAAGCCGACGTGCAACCCCACGCCGTGCGGCAGTTTCGGGCCTGGCTCGAGGAGGCCATCAGCGCCCAGCTGGAGGAGCCCACGGCCATGACCCTGGCCACTGTTAGCGAGGCCGGTCAGCCGGCGGCCCGCGTGGTGCTGCTCAAGGGCCTACCCGACGATGAAGGCTTTCTGTTTTTCACGAACTACGACTCGCGCAAGGGGCAGGAGCTGGCCACCTCGCCGCTGGCGGCGCTCACCTTTTTCTGGCCGGGCCTGGAGCGCCAGGTGCGGGTAGAGGGCCGGGTGGAGAAGGCGCCGGAATCAGTGTCGACGGAGTACTTTCAGAGCCGGCCCCGAGCCAGCCAGGTGGGCGCTTGGGCCTCGCCCCAGAGCCAGCCAATTCATAGTCGGCAGGAGCTGGAACAGCGGGAGCAGGAAGTAGCGGACCGCTTTGCCAGCGAGCAGCCTTTGCCCCGGCCGCCCCACTGGGGTGGTTACGTACTCAGGCCCCAGCGCGTGGAGTTCTGGCAGGGCCGGCCCTCACGCCTGCACGACCGGATTGTGTTTGAGCGGGTGGGGCTGGAGTGGCGCCTGAGCCGGCTGGCGCCCTGA
- a CDS encoding YqgE/AlgH family protein, with product MPRLQPGSLLISQPFLGDPNFERTVVLLCSHSEEEGSFGLVLNRPAQLQLGDVLELPGGSLLPPAQIPLSIGGPVQPDTLHYLHQVPELPQAVHLGQEVYWGGDFSALLEQLLAGSVSPDSVRLYAGYSGWTAGQLAEEVRENVWIVHPNAAGKVFTLETDAFWQSILREKGGRFRVLSNYPTDPRLN from the coding sequence ATGCCTCGTCTTCAACCTGGTAGCCTGCTTATCTCCCAGCCTTTCTTGGGCGACCCAAACTTTGAGCGCACCGTGGTGCTGCTCTGCAGCCACTCCGAGGAGGAAGGCTCCTTTGGTCTCGTGCTGAACCGCCCCGCCCAGTTGCAGCTCGGCGACGTGTTGGAGCTTCCCGGGGGCAGCCTGCTGCCGCCCGCCCAGATACCGCTCAGCATTGGCGGCCCCGTGCAGCCCGATACCTTGCACTACCTGCACCAGGTGCCGGAATTGCCCCAGGCCGTACACCTCGGGCAGGAAGTGTACTGGGGCGGCGACTTCTCCGCTTTGCTGGAGCAGCTGCTAGCCGGTAGCGTTTCCCCCGACAGCGTGCGCCTGTACGCGGGCTACTCCGGCTGGACGGCCGGGCAGCTGGCCGAGGAAGTGCGGGAAAATGTCTGGATTGTGCACCCCAATGCTGCCGGGAAAGTATTTACTTTGGAAACTGATGCCTTCTGGCAATCCATTTTGCGCGAAAAAGGTGGCCGCTTCCGCGTGCTGTCCAACTACCCCACTGACCCTCGTCTTAACTAA
- a CDS encoding DUF349 domain-containing protein: MLPEQDAPTPTDSDNNAESPQSILQRRLAEIQARQTPSAPDDITERPNQGAPVLDEPAGAGTVEALPLTPSAAEPAAAPTSSVSTPDNTPTDASTTASAGEERAVAHYGTTTPGAAASPAVPASSAADPAPAATEPAETLQEDPHVTPVVAVAGTETLENALENAPTVGSLPTSSDAAATAEEEEEYVPEQPAPDLTTLSLTEQAAHLLALVQRPDARQNRKQIFDLFRHYETSLLADRTTARQRFVDAGGQAEEFAYTNPISHQELTKALQEFRDSRARDAKAEDEQRAKNLAHKQYLLSQLRQLVESAETKDSSGRIKALQTDWKATGPVPQKEAQELWNSYHALLDIYYNNRGLFFEMKELDRRRNLEAKEGLIARAEALQQQSSINKALQELRQLHEEWKHIGPVPNEQRETLWQRFLQASEQIHDRKKEFLSVRQTQENANLERKTALLEQLQPYGEFQTERVNEWRAKTDELQKLKEAWDAAGLVPREKAEAMNKQFWGAYKGFFQRKNQFFKALDEEKNANLKRKLDLCEQAEAALQNPNWEEARETVIRLQKEWKLIGRVPEKQSDKVWNRFRTACDSFFDRKKEETRQREQQQHQVSQEQNQHLLQVEEAVAALSPDQPGTLEGFRQHVSEWRTFAGGTRNADRAEEKFQALMGKYLDTVPSLSYAERTDLLFSLQVERLKTSPDAQQQLYKKEQALRREINELENDISTLKTNLEFFARSKNANQLREEYQGRIDDAQTRIDGLKKQLRLIRS, encoded by the coding sequence ATGCTACCCGAACAAGACGCCCCCACTCCCACCGACTCTGACAACAACGCGGAGTCGCCCCAGAGCATTCTGCAGCGTCGTCTGGCCGAAATTCAAGCCCGGCAGACCCCATCTGCCCCCGATGACATCACGGAGCGGCCCAACCAGGGAGCCCCGGTGCTGGATGAACCAGCCGGAGCTGGTACGGTCGAAGCCCTACCGCTTACTCCTTCAGCAGCTGAACCAGCTGCTGCCCCCACCTCCAGCGTTTCCACTCCAGATAATACCCCAACTGATGCCTCAACCACGGCTTCAGCCGGGGAAGAGCGCGCCGTAGCTCACTATGGCACTACCACACCCGGCGCCGCGGCATCACCCGCAGTGCCCGCCAGTTCAGCAGCGGACCCAGCTCCCGCGGCCACTGAGCCAGCAGAGACACTGCAGGAAGATCCGCACGTAACGCCAGTGGTAGCAGTAGCCGGAACGGAAACCTTGGAAAACGCCCTGGAAAACGCTCCTACTGTTGGCTCCTTGCCCACCTCCTCTGACGCCGCTGCTACGGCCGAGGAAGAGGAAGAGTACGTCCCGGAGCAGCCCGCCCCCGATCTCACTACCCTCTCGCTAACGGAGCAGGCCGCCCATTTGCTGGCACTGGTGCAACGGCCCGATGCCCGCCAGAACCGGAAGCAGATTTTTGATCTGTTTCGCCACTACGAAACCAGCCTGCTCGCCGACCGCACCACGGCCCGGCAGCGCTTCGTGGATGCAGGTGGCCAAGCCGAGGAATTTGCCTACACGAATCCCATCAGCCACCAGGAACTGACCAAAGCTCTGCAGGAATTCCGCGACAGTCGCGCCCGCGACGCCAAGGCTGAGGACGAGCAACGCGCCAAAAATCTGGCCCACAAGCAGTACCTGTTGTCGCAGTTGCGCCAGCTCGTGGAGTCGGCTGAAACCAAGGATAGCTCGGGCCGCATCAAGGCCCTGCAGACCGACTGGAAAGCTACCGGGCCCGTACCGCAAAAGGAAGCCCAGGAACTCTGGAACAGCTACCACGCCCTGCTGGACATCTATTACAATAACCGCGGCTTGTTCTTCGAAATGAAGGAGCTGGACCGCCGCCGCAATCTAGAAGCCAAGGAAGGGCTTATTGCCCGGGCCGAGGCCTTGCAGCAGCAATCCAGCATTAACAAGGCCCTGCAGGAGTTACGGCAGCTGCACGAAGAGTGGAAGCACATCGGCCCTGTGCCGAATGAGCAACGCGAAACCCTGTGGCAACGCTTCTTGCAGGCTTCTGAGCAAATCCACGACCGCAAAAAGGAATTCCTTTCGGTGCGTCAAACCCAAGAGAATGCGAACCTGGAGCGAAAAACGGCTCTGCTAGAGCAGCTGCAGCCCTACGGAGAATTTCAGACGGAACGGGTAAATGAATGGCGAGCCAAAACCGACGAGCTGCAGAAGCTAAAGGAGGCCTGGGATGCCGCAGGCCTAGTTCCGCGGGAGAAGGCGGAAGCCATGAACAAGCAGTTCTGGGGCGCCTATAAAGGGTTTTTCCAGCGCAAGAACCAGTTTTTCAAAGCCCTAGATGAGGAGAAAAACGCAAACCTCAAACGCAAACTCGACCTGTGCGAACAAGCCGAAGCAGCTCTGCAAAATCCTAACTGGGAAGAAGCCCGGGAAACTGTTATTCGGCTCCAAAAGGAGTGGAAGCTGATTGGCCGCGTGCCGGAGAAGCAGTCAGACAAGGTCTGGAACCGCTTTCGCACCGCCTGCGACTCGTTTTTTGACCGCAAGAAGGAGGAAACGCGCCAGCGCGAGCAGCAGCAGCACCAAGTTAGCCAGGAGCAGAACCAGCACCTACTACAGGTGGAGGAAGCCGTGGCCGCCCTTTCCCCCGATCAACCTGGCACCCTTGAAGGATTCCGTCAGCACGTAAGCGAGTGGCGTACATTCGCCGGCGGCACCCGCAACGCCGACCGGGCCGAAGAGAAGTTTCAGGCTCTGATGGGCAAATACCTGGATACCGTGCCGTCACTTTCCTATGCGGAGCGCACCGACCTGTTGTTCAGTCTGCAGGTGGAGCGCCTGAAAACATCCCCCGACGCCCAGCAGCAACTGTATAAAAAGGAGCAGGCACTCCGTCGGGAAATTAATGAGCTGGAAAACGATATTTCTACCCTGAAAACTAATTTGGAGTTTTTCGCTCGTTCCAAAAACGCCAATCAACTTCGGGAAGAATACCAGGGGCGGATCGACGACGCTCAGACGCGCATTGATGGGCTGAAGAAACAGCTTCGACTAATCCGGAGCTAA
- a CDS encoding BLUF domain-containing protein produces the protein MHHLLYLSSATRSYDESHLLALHTQMHRTNQATGVSSLLLYGQGHFLQLLEGEHATLQQMLARIQRDVRHHELTPLFHYQCPERCFEATHISCYAPSPSLSQLDGFLPLEQVTTHCYRESYTHLPALQTVHAFAHQLLDATAAPVQR, from the coding sequence ATGCATCATCTTTTATACCTGAGCAGTGCCACCCGCTCCTATGACGAAAGCCACTTGCTGGCTTTGCACACCCAGATGCATCGGACTAACCAGGCGACAGGGGTAAGCAGCCTGCTGTTGTACGGCCAAGGACACTTTCTTCAGTTACTGGAGGGAGAACACGCCACCTTGCAGCAGATGCTGGCCCGCATTCAACGCGACGTGCGCCACCACGAACTCACGCCCTTGTTTCACTACCAGTGCCCGGAGCGCTGCTTCGAGGCGACGCATATTTCCTGCTACGCACCTTCCCCGAGCCTTAGCCAGCTGGACGGGTTTCTCCCCCTGGAGCAGGTGACTACCCACTGTTACCGGGAAAGCTACACCCACCTACCCGCGCTACAAACCGTGCACGCGTTTGCCCATCAATTGCTTGACGCTACTGCGGCGCCGGTTCAGCGGTAG
- a CDS encoding 4-fold beta flower protein: protein MIPLYNTTGAPVAYADEACRGIYDGQGSLVAWFEGEFLYTAAGRYLGWVEQGWLYDRHGRPALFAETAIGGPARPVISRRATALPTRISWAALPRPLPRRQPRPARRRRAAEWSPVSALTYFGQ from the coding sequence ATGATTCCGCTTTACAACACAACCGGCGCGCCAGTAGCTTACGCCGACGAGGCATGCCGAGGCATTTACGACGGGCAGGGTAGCCTAGTAGCTTGGTTTGAAGGAGAGTTTCTGTACACGGCCGCGGGGCGTTACCTGGGCTGGGTCGAGCAGGGCTGGTTGTACGACCGGCACGGGCGCCCCGCCTTGTTTGCTGAAACTGCCATTGGGGGGCCGGCCCGGCCCGTCATATCCCGGCGGGCTACGGCGCTGCCCACTCGCATTAGCTGGGCCGCGCTGCCGCGCCCCTTGCCCCGGCGGCAGCCCCGCCCGGCGCGTCGGCGCCGAGCTGCAGAATGGTCTCCTGTGTCGGCTCTCACGTATTTTGGGCAGTAG
- a CDS encoding DNA/RNA non-specific endonuclease yields MVFSFLPFRRGCSLLGLALLAGLWSCSSDDEPTPALPEHLTLGNPSGAAADVRLSTNYLLLKPQYALSYHRDQGKPNWVSWHLTTGWLGSAARQDDFRPDEALPAGWYRVSSGSYSGSGFDRGHNCPSADRTRTTADNLATFLMSNMMPQAPRNNQQTWATLEEYCRRQLQSGAQELYIICGSYGRGGTGSEGYKTTLDQGRVTVPARVWKVIVILPTGEADAARVRPNTRVIAVDMPNNNSVSGGWETYRTSVDAIEAATGFDLLSAVDPAVQQQLESQPDTGPL; encoded by the coding sequence ATGGTTTTCTCTTTCCTTCCATTCCGGCGCGGCTGTAGCCTGCTGGGGCTGGCTCTGCTTGCCGGGCTGTGGTCCTGTTCTTCTGACGACGAACCCACTCCAGCCCTTCCCGAGCACCTAACCCTGGGCAATCCGAGCGGCGCGGCTGCGGATGTACGATTGTCGACCAACTACCTGCTGCTCAAACCCCAGTACGCCTTGTCCTACCACCGCGACCAGGGCAAGCCCAACTGGGTAAGCTGGCATCTTACAACCGGCTGGCTGGGCAGTGCCGCCCGCCAAGATGATTTCCGGCCCGATGAGGCTCTGCCCGCCGGCTGGTACCGGGTTAGCAGCGGCAGCTACTCGGGTTCGGGCTTCGACCGGGGCCACAACTGCCCCTCAGCGGACCGCACCCGCACAACGGCCGACAATTTGGCTACCTTTCTGATGAGCAATATGATGCCCCAGGCCCCGCGCAACAATCAGCAAACTTGGGCTACGCTGGAAGAGTACTGCCGGCGGCAATTGCAGAGCGGCGCTCAGGAACTCTACATCATCTGCGGAAGCTACGGCCGGGGAGGAACGGGCTCGGAGGGCTACAAAACCACCCTCGACCAGGGGCGCGTCACGGTGCCCGCCCGGGTGTGGAAGGTTATCGTTATTCTGCCGACCGGCGAGGCTGATGCTGCTCGCGTGCGGCCAAATACCCGCGTTATTGCCGTGGACATGCCCAACAACAATTCCGTATCCGGCGGCTGGGAAACCTACCGCACGAGCGTAGATGCCATTGAAGCCGCCACGGGCTTTGACCTGCTCTCGGCCGTGGACCCCGCCGTGCAGCAGCAACTGGAAAGTCAGCCGGATACCGGGCCCTTGTAA
- a CDS encoding tetratricopeptide repeat-containing sensor histidine kinase, with protein MIQRVLGVLLGLLLLVTGSAAWAQSPQTRAVHQALRRASTDTARVLLLADLAATYRYSRFDSVQWYARQGLDLARRIHYPKGEGRCLSRIALLLGERGNLPQALRVDLQALRLNEASHDLEGTARTLNQTGLLYFALDDYRPSLQYFFRARELYQLARTQDTSQLISVLTNLGASYEGLRRYDSAAFFLNQAWQLTQHAPSVHQSSWGNPAPYVLRELGLLQVAQGRPTEALAFYRRSVRAALPENDHRSACRSYQYMAELYRARHQPDSSIYYARKALRLGQQLPFVVGIVRNSKLLTAIFESQRQPDSTLKYMRLLLTAQDSLHNPRRIKQLDAIGFAEQQRLRELEAERKQFEGHVHTAALLAGVGVLLLVSVLLGRSNRQQQHANRRLQSLNEQVTHQAKELTAQRDHLARTLQELKIAQSQLVLREKMASLGELMAGVAHEIQTPVSSVRKFAASSAELCTELRQEISNALPPSHDQEVVDEMLQNLLQNQTRILQYAQRADSIVRGMLEYSQNGTSPRQLTELNTLAEEYLRLAYHDLRAKNRYFNAALTLRLDPAVGPVQIVRQDVGRALVGIFSATLLAVLQRQAGAEPEEGYVPQVELRTHRTTDSVEILVRDNGLGFSEEALATLFKRFPGPDNASADLGLPLSYDLITKGLGGQLSVSSTLHQGTEYRIILSLPAYTA; from the coding sequence ATGATTCAACGCGTATTGGGGGTACTGCTGGGGCTGCTGCTACTTGTAACTGGTTCCGCCGCCTGGGCCCAAAGTCCGCAAACCCGCGCCGTGCACCAAGCCCTACGGCGCGCTTCCACCGATACGGCCCGGGTGCTGCTGCTGGCCGATCTGGCCGCTACGTACCGCTACTCCCGCTTTGACTCCGTGCAGTGGTATGCCCGTCAGGGCCTGGACCTGGCGCGCCGCATCCATTACCCCAAAGGCGAAGGGCGCTGCCTCTCGCGCATTGCCTTGCTGCTGGGCGAACGGGGCAACCTGCCCCAGGCCTTGCGGGTTGATTTGCAGGCCCTGCGCCTGAACGAAGCCAGTCACGACCTGGAGGGCACGGCCCGCACGCTCAACCAAACCGGCCTGCTGTACTTTGCCCTGGACGACTACCGCCCCTCGCTGCAGTATTTCTTTCGGGCCCGTGAGCTTTACCAGCTGGCCCGCACCCAGGATACTTCCCAGCTTATTAGCGTGCTCACCAACCTGGGCGCCAGCTACGAGGGCCTGCGCCGCTACGATTCCGCCGCCTTTTTCCTGAACCAGGCCTGGCAACTTACCCAGCACGCACCCAGCGTGCACCAGAGTTCTTGGGGTAACCCTGCCCCCTACGTGCTGCGTGAGCTAGGACTGCTACAGGTGGCCCAGGGACGCCCCACTGAGGCCCTGGCCTTCTACCGGCGCAGCGTACGGGCGGCCCTACCCGAAAATGACCACCGCAGCGCCTGCCGCTCCTACCAGTACATGGCCGAGCTGTACCGGGCCCGCCACCAACCAGATTCCAGTATTTACTACGCCCGCAAAGCCCTTCGGCTCGGACAGCAATTGCCGTTTGTGGTAGGTATTGTGCGCAACAGCAAGCTACTGACGGCCATTTTTGAAAGCCAACGGCAGCCCGACAGCACCCTGAAGTACATGCGCCTGCTCCTCACGGCCCAGGACAGCCTGCATAATCCGCGGCGCATTAAGCAGCTCGATGCCATTGGATTTGCCGAGCAGCAGCGGCTCAGGGAGCTGGAAGCAGAGCGCAAGCAGTTTGAGGGGCACGTGCACACTGCCGCCCTGCTGGCGGGCGTAGGCGTGCTGCTACTGGTTTCCGTGCTGCTGGGCCGCAGCAACCGCCAGCAGCAGCACGCTAACCGCCGCTTGCAAAGCCTCAATGAGCAGGTGACCCACCAAGCCAAGGAGCTCACAGCCCAGCGCGACCATCTGGCGCGCACCCTGCAGGAGCTCAAAATTGCCCAGAGCCAACTGGTGCTCCGCGAAAAAATGGCCTCGTTGGGCGAGCTGATGGCCGGGGTAGCCCACGAAATTCAGACGCCGGTTAGTTCCGTGCGCAAGTTTGCCGCCAGCAGCGCCGAGCTGTGCACGGAGTTGCGTCAGGAAATCAGCAACGCCCTGCCTCCCTCCCACGACCAAGAAGTTGTGGACGAGATGCTGCAAAATCTGTTGCAAAATCAAACCCGCATCCTGCAGTATGCCCAGCGGGCCGACTCCATTGTGCGCGGCATGCTGGAATACTCCCAAAACGGAACCAGCCCGCGCCAGCTTACTGAACTCAATACCCTGGCCGAGGAATACCTGCGGCTGGCCTACCACGATTTGCGCGCTAAAAACCGCTATTTCAACGCGGCCTTAACCCTGCGCCTTGATCCGGCCGTGGGCCCGGTGCAAATCGTTCGGCAGGATGTGGGCCGGGCCCTGGTGGGCATTTTCAGCGCTACCCTGCTGGCCGTGCTCCAGCGCCAGGCCGGGGCTGAGCCCGAGGAAGGATACGTGCCGCAGGTGGAACTCCGCACCCACCGCACAACCGACAGCGTGGAGATTCTGGTGCGCGATAATGGCCTGGGATTTTCGGAGGAGGCCCTGGCAACCCTGTTTAAGCGCTTCCCCGGCCCCGACAACGCCTCCGCCGACCTGGGGCTACCCCTCAGCTATGATCTGATTACCAAAGGCCTGGGCGGGCAGCTTAGTGTAAGCAGCACCCTGCACCAGGGCACCGAGTACCGCATTATACTATCCCTGCCCGCCTACACGGCTTAG